The Mesorhizobium sp. INR15 region GTTTGCCTCAGCCAGAATGTCCATGGCATGGAACGGTTCGACATTGCCACGGCGTGAAAGCGAAACGGCCATTTTCATCTCATTTGCTCCGGCCGCCCGCACCACGCTTCGGCAGCCGCGCCGCACAAATGCCCGATTGATGTGAGGATCACAAGTTGAGGAAGTTTCCAGCGCCGACTTTTCATCTTTCGCCCGCTCGTCTACCAGTGGATACGCCATGTTGAGCCGACCCAGATCAGCGATTGCCGGGGCTGCGCGCGTCTTCGCGACGCTTTCGCTTGCCATGGCCACCGCGATCGCGGGTTCCGTCAACGCCTTCGCGCAGAACGTTCCGGTCGTGCGCGACGCCGAGATAGAGGCGCTGGTGCGCGACTACGCGCGGCCGATCTTCAAGGCAGCCGGGCTTGCCAATGACGGCATCGACATCGTGCTGGTCAACGACCAGAGCTTCAACGCCTTCGTCACCGGGCGTCGGCTGTTCATCAACACCGGCGCGTTGATGGCGGCTGAAACACCCAATGAGATCATCGGCGTCATCGCCCACGAAGCCGGCCATATCGCCGGCGGCCATCAGCAGAAGCTGCGCGACCAGCTCGAACGCGCCAAGACGATGGCCATCATCGCGACCCTGCTTGGCGCCGGTGCGATCGTCGCTGGTGCAACCACCAACAGCAAAGGCCTCGCTGGCGCCGGCATGGGTGTTGCGGCCGGCGGCGGCGAGATGGCGCAGCGCAGCATCCTTGCCTATCAGCGCACCGAGGAGATCACCGCCGATCGCTCGGCGATCACCTATCTCAACGCCACCGGTCAATCCGGTATGGGCATGCTGAAAACGTTTCACCGCTTCCAGACGGCGCTGTCGCTGTCAGGCGCGCAGGTCGATCCCTATCGGATCAGCCATCCAATGCCGCAGGATCGCATCGCCAATCTTGAAGTGCTGGTGAAGCAGAGCCCCAATGTCGACAAGCTCGATCCGCCGGCGCTGCAGCAGCGGCACGACATGATGCGGGTCAAGATCGCCGCCTACATGGAAGGCCAAGCCGCGGCCTCGAGGCTCATACGCAAGATGCCGGGCAGCCTCGCCGCGCAATATGGCGATGCGCAAACAGCCTACCTCTTCGGCGATATCGCCACCGCGCTTGCCAAGACCAATGCATTGATCAAGGCGCAGCCGAAAAACGCCTATTTCCAGGAATTGCGCGGCGATATCCTGATGAAGGCGAACAAGCCCAAGGATGCCGCGGAGGCCTATGCCAAGGCAGTCAGTCTCGATCCGGCGCGGTCCGGATTGCTGCCGGTTTCGCTCGGTCAGGCGCTGATGGCCATCGGCACGCCCGAATCCCTGAAAAAGGCCGTGGTGCAGATCAACAACGGACTGGCGCGCGACAAGGAAAATACCGCGGGCTATCGTTATCTCGCTCAGGCCTATGGCGAATTGGGTGATATTCCAGGAGCCGAACTTGCCACCGCCGAAGGTCACTTCTATTCCGGTGCCTACAAGGATGCGAAGATTTTCGCCATGCGCGCGCAGCAACAGATGAAACGCGGTGAGCCACGTTGGATTCGGGCTCAGGACATCATAAACTACACGCCATCAACCAAGATAAAGTGAACCTTCCGGCCGTGCGCGGCGACACAGCCAGACCATAGCTGGCCGGAAACAGGTAAAAAGGATCGACACCATGAAAAAGGCACTGCTGCTGAGCACAACGGGCGTCGCTGTCGCCTTGGCCATGCTGGCTTTCGGATTTGTCGCCGGGAGTCCTCAAATCGCAAAGGCCGGTACGGCGCAGCCTGTCGAGACGGCGGCGGCCGACACGAAGATTGACCGCACCGAGGTCGAAGGCATCATCCGCGACTATCTGTTGAAGAATCCCGAGGTTCTTCTCGAGGTGCAGGACGCGCTTGAGGCCAAGCAGAAGGAAGAGCAGCGCATCGCTCACCTCGGCGTGATCAAGAACGCCAAGGATCAGATTTTCAACTCGGCTTTTGACGGCGTTGTCGGAAACCCGAATGGCAAGGTCACCATCGTCGAGTTCTACGACTACAATTGCGGCTTCTGCAAACGCGCCATCGACGACATGAAGGCACTGACCAAGACCGATTCCGATCTGCGCTTCGTGCTGAAGGAATTTCCGATCCTCGGGCCGGATTCGCAGAAGGCGAGCGTCGTCTCCATGGCGTTCCACCTGATGATGCCGGAGAAATACGGCGAGTTCCACAACGCGCTGCTCGGCGGCCAGGGGCGCGCCACTGAAGCATCGGCGATCAAGATCGCGCTGTCGCTCGGCGCCGATGAGAAGACGTTGCACGAGAAGATGAAGGACCCGTCGATCACCGAAGCCTTCACCAAGACCTACGATCTGGCCAACAAGCTGGCGATCACCGGTACGCCGTCCTATGTGGTCGGCAACGAGGTAATTTTCGGTGCGCTCGGACAGGAAGTGCTGGCTGAAAAGATCGAAGCGGCGAAAGCCGCGCTCTGATTTTGCTCACGGGTACATTTCCGCCTGTTGTGGACAGTGAAAGAACGCACTTGCGCTCTTTTCGCGGGCGTCTATGCCCATTATAGAGGGTCCGGCGCGCGGGCTTGATGCCGGCGCCGTGAAAGGTCGGCTTTTTTGAAAACGGTTTTCGTCCTGAACGGTCCCAACCTCAACGCGCTTGGCAAGCGCGAGCCGGGGATTTATGGCGGCAAGACGCTGGCCGCCATCGCCGACGACTGCAAGCAAGCCGGCAAGGCCCTTGGCCTTGAGATTGATTTCCGCCAGTCTAACCATGAGGGTGACCTCGTCGACTGGATCCAGGAAGCCGGCGACAAAGCCGTCGGCATTGTCATCAATCCTGGGGCCTACAGCCACACATCCATCGCCATTCACGACGCCATCCGCGCCATCGCGCCGATGCCCGTCGCCGAAGTTCATCTTTCCAACATCCATGCGCGGGAATCATTCCGCCACGTCTCCATGGTCGCGCCGGTCGCCGTCGGCATGATCTGTGGCTTTGGGCCGCTCGGTTACACACTGGCGCTGCAAGCGCTGGCGGCACGCCTATGACCGGCCAACAAACAGAAGGCTCGAAAATGTCTATAAAGAAGACCGGTGTTGACCAGCAGCTGATCCGCGATCTCGCGGGCATCTTGAACGACACCAACCTGACCGAAATCGAAGTCGAGCTGGGTGACCTTAAGGTACGCGTGTCGCGGCAGGCGCCAGCCGTTCACGCGATCGCCGCACCGCAGCCGATCTATGCACAAGCCGCGGCACCGACTGCCGCCCTAGCGGCCCCGGCCGTGGCGGATCTTTCCAAGAATGCGGTCACCTCGCCGATGGTCGGAACCGCCTATCTGGCGCCATCGCCCGATGCCAAGGTTTTCATCGAGGTCGGCCAGAAGGTCAAGGAAGGCCAGACGCTACTGATCATCGAAGCGATGAAGACGATGAACCAGATTCCCTCGCCGCGCGCCGGAACGGTGACGGCGATCCTGTTCGAGGATTCGCAGCCGGTCGAATACGGCATGCCGCTCGTCGTGATCGAGTAGAGCGGACCGGATGTTCCAGAAAATCCTCATCGCCAATCGCGGCGAAATCGCCCTTCGGGTTCTGCGCGCCTGCAAGGAGCTCGGCATTCAGACCGTGGTGGTGCATTCGACCGCTGACGCCGATGCCATGCATGTCCGGCTGGCGGACGAGAGTGTGTGCATCGGCCCGCCGCCGTCGCGTGACAGCTACCTCAACATCCATCAGATCGTCGCGGCCTGTGAGATCACCGGCGCCGACGCCGTGCATCCGGGCTACGGGTTCCTGTCGGAGAACGCCAAGTTCGCCGACATCCTGGCCGCCCACAACATCACCTTCATCGGCCCGTCCGGCGATCACATCCGCATCATGGGTGACAAGATCGAGGCCAAGCGCACAGCAAAACGCCTCGGCATCCCTGTTGTGCCCGGGTCGGACGGCGCGGTCACCGATGAGAAGGAAGCCAGGCGCATTGCCGCCGATATCGGCTACCCCGTGATCATCAAGGCGTCAGCCGGCGGTGGCGGGCGCGGCATGAAGGTCGCACTGACCGAGGCCGATCTCGAGATCGCCTTGCAGACGGCGCGTACGGAAGCCGGTGCTGCTTTCGGCGACGATGCCGTCTACATCGAAAAATATCTGCAGAAGCCGCGCCATATCGAGGTGCAGGTGTTCGGTGACGGCTTTGGCCGCGGCGTGCATTTCGGCGAGCGCGACTGTTCGCTGCAGCGCCGCCACCAGAAGGTCTGGGAAGAGGCGCCCTCGCCGGCCCTCAATGCTGAAGAGCGGGCCCGCATCGGCGGCATCTGCGCCAATGCGATCGCCGATCTCGGCTATTCCGGCGCCGGCACGATCGAGTTCCTTTACGAGAATGGCGAGTTCTACTTCATCGAAATGAACACGCGCCTGCAGGTCGAGCATCCGGTAACGGAAGCGATCACCGGCATCGATCTCGTGCACGAGCAGATCCGCGTTGCCTCAGGTGGTGGACTTTCGGTCAAGCAGGAAGACATCAAGTTCAACGGCCATGCCATCGAATGCCGCATCAATGCCGAGGATCCGCGCAATTTCACGCCCTCGCCCGGCACGATCACGCATTTCCACACGCCTGGCGGCCTCGGCATCCGCGTCGATTCCGGCGTCTATTCCGGCTACAAGATCCCGCCTTACTACGACAGCCTGATCGGGAAATTGATCGTGCATGGCCGCAACCGTGTCGAATGCATGATGCGGCTCAGGCGTGCGCTGGACGAGTTCGTCGTCGATGGCATCAAGACGACGCTGCCGCTGTTCCGCGACCTCGTTGGCAATGCCGATATCGCCAATGGCGACTACGACATCCACTGGCTGGAAAAGTATCTGGCCAAAGAGGACTAGGTCAGGGACGCGATGACCCGCCCGTACGCGCCCGGCTATCGCATCCCCACCGACCTTCTGCTCAAGGCCTATGCCTCGGGCGTCTTTCCAATGGCGGAAAGTGCCGCGGACCCTGAAGTGTTCTGGGTCCGGCCGGAGACGCGCGGCATCATCCCTCTCGACGGTTTCCACACACCGAAGAGCTTAAAGAAGACGATCAGGAAGAACCTGTTCGACATCCGTTTCGATTTCGATTTCGAAGCGACGATCGACGCTTGCGCCGAACGGCGTGAGGAGCGCAATTCGACCTGGATTAATGCCCCGATCCGCGAAGCCTATGTGCAGTTGCATCGCATGGGGCATTGCCATTCGGTCGAAGCCTGGCACGAGCAGCGTCTGGTCGGCGGTCTCTATGGCGTGTCTCTGGGCCGGGTGTTCTTCGGCGAAAGCATGTTCTCCAAGGAAACGGACGCTTCGAAAACCTGCCTCGTGCACTTGGTCGAGCGCTTGAAGGCACGCGGCTTCGCTCTGCTCGATACGCAGTTCACCACCGAGCACCTCAAGCGCTTCGGCGCTGTCGACGTGCCGCGCGGCAAGTATGAGAAGATGCTCGCCGAAGCGCTGAAGGGCGAAG contains the following coding sequences:
- a CDS encoding M48 family metalloprotease, translated to MLSRPRSAIAGAARVFATLSLAMATAIAGSVNAFAQNVPVVRDAEIEALVRDYARPIFKAAGLANDGIDIVLVNDQSFNAFVTGRRLFINTGALMAAETPNEIIGVIAHEAGHIAGGHQQKLRDQLERAKTMAIIATLLGAGAIVAGATTNSKGLAGAGMGVAAGGGEMAQRSILAYQRTEEITADRSAITYLNATGQSGMGMLKTFHRFQTALSLSGAQVDPYRISHPMPQDRIANLEVLVKQSPNVDKLDPPALQQRHDMMRVKIAAYMEGQAAASRLIRKMPGSLAAQYGDAQTAYLFGDIATALAKTNALIKAQPKNAYFQELRGDILMKANKPKDAAEAYAKAVSLDPARSGLLPVSLGQALMAIGTPESLKKAVVQINNGLARDKENTAGYRYLAQAYGELGDIPGAELATAEGHFYSGAYKDAKIFAMRAQQQMKRGEPRWIRAQDIINYTPSTKIK
- a CDS encoding DsbA family protein, with amino-acid sequence MKKALLLSTTGVAVALAMLAFGFVAGSPQIAKAGTAQPVETAAADTKIDRTEVEGIIRDYLLKNPEVLLEVQDALEAKQKEEQRIAHLGVIKNAKDQIFNSAFDGVVGNPNGKVTIVEFYDYNCGFCKRAIDDMKALTKTDSDLRFVLKEFPILGPDSQKASVVSMAFHLMMPEKYGEFHNALLGGQGRATEASAIKIALSLGADEKTLHEKMKDPSITEAFTKTYDLANKLAITGTPSYVVGNEVIFGALGQEVLAEKIEAAKAAL
- the aroQ gene encoding type II 3-dehydroquinate dehydratase, which produces MKTVFVLNGPNLNALGKREPGIYGGKTLAAIADDCKQAGKALGLEIDFRQSNHEGDLVDWIQEAGDKAVGIVINPGAYSHTSIAIHDAIRAIAPMPVAEVHLSNIHARESFRHVSMVAPVAVGMICGFGPLGYTLALQALAARL
- the accB gene encoding acetyl-CoA carboxylase biotin carboxyl carrier protein, producing MSIKKTGVDQQLIRDLAGILNDTNLTEIEVELGDLKVRVSRQAPAVHAIAAPQPIYAQAAAPTAALAAPAVADLSKNAVTSPMVGTAYLAPSPDAKVFIEVGQKVKEGQTLLIIEAMKTMNQIPSPRAGTVTAILFEDSQPVEYGMPLVVIE
- the accC gene encoding acetyl-CoA carboxylase biotin carboxylase subunit, yielding MFQKILIANRGEIALRVLRACKELGIQTVVVHSTADADAMHVRLADESVCIGPPPSRDSYLNIHQIVAACEITGADAVHPGYGFLSENAKFADILAAHNITFIGPSGDHIRIMGDKIEAKRTAKRLGIPVVPGSDGAVTDEKEARRIAADIGYPVIIKASAGGGGRGMKVALTEADLEIALQTARTEAGAAFGDDAVYIEKYLQKPRHIEVQVFGDGFGRGVHFGERDCSLQRRHQKVWEEAPSPALNAEERARIGGICANAIADLGYSGAGTIEFLYENGEFYFIEMNTRLQVEHPVTEAITGIDLVHEQIRVASGGGLSVKQEDIKFNGHAIECRINAEDPRNFTPSPGTITHFHTPGGLGIRVDSGVYSGYKIPPYYDSLIGKLIVHGRNRVECMMRLRRALDEFVVDGIKTTLPLFRDLVGNADIANGDYDIHWLEKYLAKED
- the aat gene encoding leucyl/phenylalanyl-tRNA--protein transferase, encoding MTRPYAPGYRIPTDLLLKAYASGVFPMAESAADPEVFWVRPETRGIIPLDGFHTPKSLKKTIRKNLFDIRFDFDFEATIDACAERREERNSTWINAPIREAYVQLHRMGHCHSVEAWHEQRLVGGLYGVSLGRVFFGESMFSKETDASKTCLVHLVERLKARGFALLDTQFTTEHLKRFGAVDVPRGKYEKMLAEALKGEAVFFP